The following is a genomic window from Bos taurus isolate L1 Dominette 01449 registration number 42190680 breed Hereford chromosome 11, ARS-UCD2.0, whole genome shotgun sequence.
TTAATGCACAATagtaaatgtccattgacagaggaatagaTACAGAAGaagtggcacatatatacaatggaatattatacagtcaCAAAATGCAACAAAATTGTGCCATATGCCAGCATGTGGATGGGTCTACAAAGTATCTGGGTCTGACATACAGagtaaagagaaaattaaatattgtatgttaatgtctatacatggaatctagaaaactggtaGTGAGAAACTGATTAGACAGgcaagaatagagatgcagacatagagaatgaattTCTGGACACAGTTGAAGGAGgagttgctgttattcagtcacatgtctgactttctgcaaggccatggactgcagcataccaggctcccctgtccttcacataGTATGCTCacaggaaaggagagggtggaaaaAACTGAAAGAGTACCACTGACATACGTACACAACCATGTGTAATTAGATTGCTAATGAGAAACTGCTACATAGCACGGGAAACTCAGTGCGGTACTCTGTGATGACATAGAAGGCTGCAAAAcatggggatgggagggagggaggctcaagagggagagaatATATGTGCTTATACCTGTTTCACACTATGgtatagcaaaaaaaaatattgcagagaaattatcctccaataaaaaataaataacaaagtaaataaatttttgaaaaagaaataagttCCCAGGATATAAGGGGAGAGACTAAGTACTACCAGCTATATATTCTCAGCCTTATAGACAAGATCAAAAATCAAGAACATAAACTCAAAATTCACAGTTTATGCTAATGAACTGTTAGTAAATAGACAATAATTGTAAAGGAATGCAATTCAACtatcaaacatttactgaatatttattcaATGCTGGGATCAAATCTAGGGATATAGGATCTGAGGTTCTGTGAACACACGTGTCTGTTACAAAGACAAGCAAACATCATTGAGACAAGACTTTTGCCCTGTGCAAGAGTCTCTCCAGGGCCCTCTTCATGTCCCTGTTCCTTAGGCTATAAATGAAGGGGTTCAGCAGTGGAGTGACCACTGTGTACATCACAGAGGCAATGGTGCTCTTGTCCCTGGAGGTGCTGgatgaggggaaaaaatacagTCCAATAATTGTTCCATAATACAGAGACACCACAGAGAGGTGGGAGCCACATGTGGACAATGCTTTGCAGATCCCCTTGGTGGAGGGGACCTTCAGGATGGTGGCCCCGATGTGTCCATAAGAGATCAGGATGCATACTAGTGGGAGGATGATGTCGGCCACTCCTGCTGTGAAAATGGCCAGCTCATTGAGGGATGTGTCTGAGCAGGAGAGCTTCAGCAGGGCACCAAGGTCACAGAAGAAATGGGGGATGCTGTGGTCAGCACAAAAGGACAGCCGGGTCAGGAGGAGGGTGTGACACAGGGCGTTGGCACAGGAGAGAATCCAGGACACAGTTACTAGTAAGGTGCACAGCCCCTGTCCCATGACGGTGGTGTAGTGGAGAGGGTGGCAGATGGCCATGTACCGATCGTAGGCCATCGAGGTGAGCAGGAAATCATCCAGACcagtaaaaaatatgaaaaaatacatcTGTGTTATGCACCCTGCATAGGGGATGGATTGACCCTGAGTCTGCATGTTTATCAGCATCTTAGGGACAGTGACAGATGAAAAGGAGATGTCAGTGAGGGCCAAGTggctgaggaagaagtacatgggggtgtagAGTCGAGCGTCCAGCCTGATGAGCAGGAGGATGAGCAGGTTGCCCAGCACCGTGGTCAGGTACACGCCCAGGAACAGGGCAAAGAACATGCCCTGCTGCTCTGGCCGGATGGGCAGTCCCAGGAGGAGGAACTCTGACATGCTGCTCTGGTTCTCCCTCTTCATGCTCCTCTCCTGTCTGCTGGGAATGAAAGGACAGTGAAAGAAGCACATTTTGATTGCAGCAGGTGTATATAAATGAGTCCTTTCTCTTGATGAATATGCCAGTCTGTCTGCATTGCCATGTCCCTGCAAAAAGCCCTAAGATGAATGGTATTACCATGTATAATGCAGGAATTTACCAACCAAGAAGACAGTttgatacagaaaagaaaatggctcAGTGGCATTTTTCCATCATCTCAATAAAGAGAAATTATCACAATGTCTTAGCAGAGAAATAGTAAGTTTAAAACCTCCctaatttctcttctgtttctgtacaTAAAATCATAAGGCTGAACCTTCAGGTTGTGACATACTGACCTACAGAAATCTGACTTCAAAGTCCTCTCGTATGTAAAGTATAAGGAGGACATTTCAACAATGTGTATGTTTCAACAGAGTATAAGGAGGATGTTTCCTTCGAATTCTTGAAGGAAAGTGGAGCAAAAATGCACAGCCAAGGAATTTCCTGGCGATTCACTGCTTAGACTTCAACTTCCAAgtcagggggtgtgggttcaatccctgttccagGTATAAAGATATCACATGACTTACAGCTAAAAACCCAAACAGGAAACAAAAcaatatggtaacaaattcagcgaagaattttaaaaatgatccacataaaaaaattctttaaaaataaataagcaataaatAGCCAGTTCCATTATGTATAAAGTTGAAGAAAAAGAAGACGCTTACCCATCAACTGAACTTAGACTATCTTAGAGTTCAATTTTGCAATATCACTGCTCTACGAACTAAAAAATATTACTAGCAGTTGTATGTATTTTTACTGGTACTCATATTTATCATTCTCCAATACCCTCCTGATTCAACAAAATCCTCTTGTTGAAGAGGTCTCTAacccaaaataaaaacagttgCTGCCAAGATGTGTCAAAGAGATATGCCCTGATATGCCTTCTCCCTAGTCTTTAAGAACTAGTAATAAAATGTATCATAAGCAAGAGCACAGAGAAGTGCTGAACACCAgtatacagatacacacacacataccacacacatacacacacacacacacacacacacacacacacacacacctgctatTGGTGTAGGAGACCCAGTTCTCTGAACTTTAAGCTCTAATGATCCAGCTGCCTTGAGTAAGAACTGGATTCTCAGAATTCTGTAGGACAACTGGAGACCAGATTTATCCACTTCTGTGGTCCTGAATCACTCACCAGCACCAGAGAAAAAATAGCTTGATCCTTAATTCACCAATGTCAGTAATGAAGACGTGAAGTCTGTGCTCTGTCCACCAGGGAAGGGATGCAAGGGAACAGGGCTCCAAGTTCTTGGTTAGAGACATTAAACATGCATTAAACATGTATTAATTGCTCAGTTTTCTTGTTTCTCCCTCCAGGACACATGCCCTAGAGCAGTGGTTCCTAACTTTAATGTCCCCTAGTATCCCCTGGTGAGCTTATTAAAGATGCAGATCACAGCTCCAGCTCCAGTGACATTCATTCTTGAACTATGTGGCCAGGGAATTCTGATGCAAGTGGTCCTAAGGGCCGATGGTGAGAAAACTGTCCTTAGGAAGAATGTCATGATGAGGCCCAGT
Proteins encoded in this region:
- the OR1J4C gene encoding olfactory receptor 1J4; this encodes MKRENQSSMSEFLLLGLPIRPEQQGMFFALFLGVYLTTVLGNLLILLLIRLDARLYTPMYFFLSHLALTDISFSSVTVPKMLINMQTQGQSIPYAGCITQMYFFIFFTGLDDFLLTSMAYDRYMAICHPLHYTTVMGQGLCTLLVTVSWILSCANALCHTLLLTRLSFCADHSIPHFFCDLGALLKLSCSDTSLNELAIFTAGVADIILPLVCILISYGHIGATILKVPSTKGICKALSTCGSHLSVVSLYYGTIIGLYFFPSSSTSRDKSTIASVMYTVVTPLLNPFIYSLRNRDMKRALERLLHRAKVLSQ